One window of the Lycorma delicatula isolate Av1 chromosome 3, ASM4794821v1, whole genome shotgun sequence genome contains the following:
- the LOC142321984 gene encoding uncharacterized protein LOC142321984, translated as MKLVIFTAALLVCLISTFSTAIPLYEEQMPYATEDTFETVLRERRSPEEKGSIVVQGGHTRGQGNSLRGEYNYNLWHGRNGAKLDANAFYQRNWGNSQGPKHDRGGGVVFSVPFGG; from the exons ATGAAGCTGGTAATATTCACTGCAGCATTATTAGTATGCCTCATTTCAACGTTTTCGACAGCTATACCGTTATACGAAGAACAAATGCCGTATGCGACTGAGGATACATTTGAAACA gtTTTGAGAGAAAGAAGATCGCCGGAGGAGAAAGGAAGCATCGTCGTACAAGGGGGACATACTCGAGGTCAAGGTAATTCCCTAAGAGGtgaatacaattacaatttatggcACGGAAGGAATGGTGCAAAACTGGATGCTAATGCTTTCTACCAAAGAAACTGGGGTAACAGCCAAGGACCTAAACATGACAGAGGAGGTGGAGTTGTGTTTTCAGTTCCTTTCGGAGGCTAA